A genomic segment from Epinephelus fuscoguttatus linkage group LG17, E.fuscoguttatus.final_Chr_v1 encodes:
- the LOC125904544 gene encoding trafficking kinesin-binding protein 1-like, with protein MTKTYNDIDAVTRLLEEKERDLELAARIGQSLLKKNRTLTEQNDYLEERVGQITEEVAQLHHELNLKDELLQFYTNAAEESEDESSSSPTEKKSKVGAASGGFVSDTLQRKLKELEEENLSLRSEAHHLKSETETYEEKEQQLVNDCVNELRLSSLQISTIAEELARKTEDAARQQEEITHLLSQIVDLQKKAKSFAVENEELSQHLVAAKDAQRQLTAELQELEEKYLECIEMLHEAQEELKNLRNRNYPAGTPRRFHPLGLYPMDSLAAEIEGTMRKELSLDDPECEEQKIHRKRVFETVKNVNQTVRQRSLTPTSANIPGSNQSLSARTSPQSSGLSTPHSSVYGGDISGDGVALDNRTQSILMETAASQDSAEGREKKTSGAEDLRLALRRLSLRRQNNLSERRFFEEERERRRGGHGGLHDALSQESALTPSESIMSLGNLHLWASRGPYLPDKLQIVKPLEGSATLHHWQQLAQPHLGVILDARPGVVPKGYRPLELELEQVYPWGGFEEDEPGEQYFQNLPTSSASASASPAVPSTSSTSDANLGQPPPSLAPPSPPSPSASPHLSNTDVLAAYYPGKCMAHTSSTYTFTTCRILHPTDELTRVTPSLNPVPASSACVMTSSLLGTPAATPCTPRRLSLRPSESSTNLRDATRTTSTSLGLVRLLQERGISAAMYHQSQGLEYSQGIGGVLFSTSIAPNRAPNPDPLRPSTPPNSPTGQGASAVPTSAGFDFKSPSYDNFLASKPARSILKEVTGRMRGRQKGRDCESQTDVSVTVHNLNLLDKVKRLGVAGAPGGRAMSPGPILGPLGGLRRSGSPFGPDGMRRNRSYPAMVGASMAMKAPGPQE; from the exons ATGACGAAGACCTACAATGACATCGATGCTGTCACACGTCTGCTGGAGGAG aaagagagagatctGGAGTTAGCTGCGAGGATTGGCCAGTCGCTCTTGAAGAAGAACCGAACTCTGACGGAGCAGAATGACTACCTGGAGGAGAGAGTGGGACAGATCACAGAGGAg GTGGCGCAGCTGCACCATGAGCTGAACCTGAAGGACGAGCTGCTGCAGTTTTACACCAACGCAGCCGAGGAGAGCGAAGACGAGTCCAGCAGCTCCCCAAC GGAAAAGAAGAGCAAAGTGGGAGCTGCTTCAGGAGGCTTTGTGAGTGACACgctgcagaggaaactcaaAGAGCTGGAAGAGGAGAACCTGTCTCTGCGCTCAGAG GCACACCATCTGAAGTCAGAGACTGAAACTTACGAGgaaaaggagcagcagctcgtCAATGACTGTGTCAATGAGCTCA GGTTGTCCAGTCTCCAAATCTCCACCATAGCGGAGGAACTGGCTCGTAAGACCGAGGATGCAGCACGCCAGCAGGAAGAGATCACACACCTCCTCTCTCAGATCGTAGACCTGCAGAAGAAAGCCAAATCG TTTGCGGTGGAGAATGAGGAGCTGTCTCAACACCTGGTGGCAGCTAAAGATGCTCAGAGGCAGCTCACAGCAGAG CTCCAGGAGTTGGAGGAGAAGTATCTGGAGTGCATAGAGATGCTGCACGAagcccaggaggagctgaagaacCTGAGGAACAGAAACTACCCTGCAGGAACCCCTCGACGCTTCCATCCTCTGGGGCTGTACCCTATg GATTCTCTGGCAGCTGAGATTGAGGGAACGATGAGGAAGGAGTTGAGTCTGGATGACCCAGAGTGTGAGGAGCAGAA GATCCATCGGAAGCGCGTGTTTGAAACGGTCAAAAACGTCAACCAGACGGTCCGTCAGCGCTCTCTGACTCCAACCAGCGCCAACATCCCGGGCTCAAACCAGTCTCTGTCAGCTCGTACGTCACCCCAGTCCAGCGGCCTCTCCACGCCTCACTCCAGTGTGTATGGAGGTGACATCAGTGGAGACGGTGTTGCCCTTGACAACCGGACGCAGAGCATCCTGATGGAGACGGCAGCCAGTCAGGACAG tGCTGAGGGCCGAGAGAAGAAGACCAGTGGAGCTGAGGACCTGCGGCTCGCCCTGCGCCGCCTGTCTCTGCGTCGACAAAACAACCTGAGTGAGAGGCGCTTCTTCGAAGAGGAGAGGGAGCGGAGACGAGGAGGACACGGAGGTCTACATGACGCCCTGAGCCAGGAGAGTGCGCTGACCCCCTCAGAGAGCATCATGTCCCTCGGGAACCTCCACCTCTGGGCCTCCCGAGGACCCTACCTCCCCGACAAACTCCAGATCGTCAAACCGCTCGAAG GCTCTGCCACCCTGCACCACTGGCAGCAGTTAGCGCAGCCTCACCTCGGGGTGATCCTGGACGCCAGGCCGGGAGTCGTGCCCAAAGGCTACAGACCCCTGGAACTGGAGCTGGAGCAG GTGTATCCGTGGGGCGGCTTCGAGGAGGATGAACCAGGGGAGCAATACTTCCAGAATCTGCCCACCTCCTCggcctctgcctctgcctcaccCGCCgtgccctccacctccagcacGAGTGACGCCAACCTCGGGCAGCCTCCACCCAGCCTCGCTCCACCATCTCCACCCTCTCCATCTGCGTCGCCTCATCTCAGCAACACTGACGTCCTGG CTGCGTACTACCCAGGTAAATGCATGGCCCACACCAGCTCTACCTACACCTTCACCACATGTCGGATCCTCCACCCGACTGACGAGCTGACGCGGGTCACACCAAG TCTGAACCCAGTCCCAGCATCGTCCGCCTGCGTGATGACCAGCAGTCTGTTGGGCACGCCTGCTGCCACACCCTGCACGCCGCGCAGGCTCAGCCTCAGGCCGTCCGAATCCTCGACCAACCTCAG AGATGCAACACGCACCACCAGCACCTCCCTGGGGTTAGTGCGCCTCCTCCAGGAGAGAGGGATCTCAGCAGCGATGTATCACCAGAGTCAGGGCCTGGAGTACAGTCAGGGCATCGGAGGAGTCTTATTCAGCACCTCCATCGCTCCAAACCGAGCGCCCAACCCCGACCCTCTGcgcccctccacccctcccaaCTCACCCACAGGACAGGGAGCTTCAGCTGTGCCAACGTCCGCCGGCTTCGACTTCAAGAGCCCCTCCTACGACAACTTCCTGGCCTCCAAGCCGGCGCGCTCCATTCTGAAAGAGGTGACGGGGAGGATGAGAGGCAGGCAGAAAGGGAGGGACTGTGAGAGCCAGACTGACGTTAGCGTGACCGTCCACAACCTCAACCTGCTGGACAAGGTGAAGCGGCTGGGTGTGGCTGGAGCTCCAGGTGGCAGAGCAATGAGTCCCGGCCCCATCCTGGGGCCTCTGGGTGGGCTGCGCAGATCCGGCTCCCCTTTTGGGCCTGATGGAATGAGGAGGAACCGGAGTTATCCAGCCATGGTGGGGGCCAGCATGGCCATGAAAGCCCCGGGGCCCCAGGAGTAG